Proteins encoded by one window of Filimonas effusa:
- the rodA gene encoding rod shape-determining protein RodA, which yields MTQDNSISKGVDWLVVLLYAVLVAIGILCIFMVEYRQDTNVLAGFLSGKTNYSKQLLFAGICALMVVFVLLSDSKLYTAFANLMYAFGILLMLATFVLGKNINGSKSWIPLGGGFNLQPAELCKIFAALALSKYISRQETDFSKPTSQLIAAVIALAPAALSILQNETGLALVYASFFIVMFREGLPSWILIVGASFGVLVVATLIMEPNLLAIILTGIAAITIYIMRRQVKRNNGLLIAIVLIWGVCVGVQRFAVPYIFNNVFHCYQSTRIYSMVGKEYDCSQNKSANEASAADKPVKKPDDYNVRQSKIAIGSGGMVGRGFLKGTQTRGKYVPEQHTDFIFTSLGEAFGFTGCFLFLGIYMLLLFRIVRIAERQRSTFSRVYAYSVASILFFHIAINVCMTIGLFPIIGIPLPLISYGGSSLLTFTILIFIMVRLDADRHMVLR from the coding sequence ATGACTCAGGACAATTCTATATCAAAAGGCGTAGACTGGCTGGTGGTATTATTATATGCTGTATTGGTGGCAATAGGTATCCTCTGCATCTTCATGGTAGAGTATCGCCAGGATACCAACGTATTAGCCGGCTTTTTATCTGGCAAAACCAACTACAGTAAACAACTGCTGTTTGCCGGCATCTGCGCATTGATGGTTGTGTTTGTGCTGTTAAGCGATAGCAAACTGTATACGGCTTTCGCCAATCTGATGTATGCCTTCGGTATACTGCTGATGCTGGCTACGTTTGTATTGGGTAAAAACATTAACGGTTCCAAAAGCTGGATCCCGCTGGGAGGTGGCTTTAACCTGCAGCCCGCAGAACTTTGTAAGATCTTTGCGGCGCTAGCATTATCAAAATATATATCGCGACAGGAAACTGACTTCTCCAAACCTACCTCACAGCTCATAGCAGCTGTCATTGCATTGGCGCCTGCCGCCTTATCCATCCTGCAGAACGAAACAGGCCTGGCGTTGGTGTATGCATCCTTCTTTATCGTTATGTTCCGTGAAGGGCTGCCTTCCTGGATTCTTATAGTTGGCGCCTCCTTCGGGGTGCTGGTTGTGGCAACACTTATCATGGAACCCAACCTGCTGGCCATCATCCTTACAGGTATTGCAGCTATTACCATCTATATCATGCGCAGGCAGGTAAAAAGAAATAACGGCCTGTTGATCGCAATAGTACTGATCTGGGGCGTCTGCGTTGGCGTACAACGTTTTGCAGTCCCTTACATCTTCAATAATGTATTCCACTGCTACCAGAGCACCCGTATCTACAGCATGGTGGGTAAAGAATACGACTGTAGCCAGAACAAAAGCGCCAACGAAGCATCTGCTGCCGATAAACCCGTAAAAAAACCGGACGATTACAACGTACGGCAAAGTAAAATAGCCATTGGCTCAGGCGGAATGGTAGGCCGCGGCTTCCTGAAAGGAACACAAACAAGGGGTAAATATGTGCCGGAACAGCATACCGACTTTATCTTTACCTCGCTGGGCGAAGCCTTTGGCTTTACAGGTTGCTTTCTCTTTCTCGGAATTTATATGCTGCTGCTCTTCCGGATCGTACGGATAGCAGAACGCCAACGAAGCACTTTCAGCAGGGTATATGCCTATAGCGTAGCCAGTATCCTGTTTTTTCATATCGCTATCAATGTTTGTATGACCATAGGTTTATTCCCTATCATAGGTATCCCGTTACCCCTGATCAGTTATGGCGGTTCATCGCTCCTGACTTTCACGATCCTGATATTCATTATGGTGCGGCTCGATGCAGACAGGCATATGGTGTTGAGATGA